The genomic DNA AGGATTTGTATGATGCTGTTGATGTCTATGTTGGCGCAACTCGCCCTATAACGTCCATAGCAGCCACTAAATATGGATATCCTATTGGATCGTGGGATGTGTCGCAAATCACCAACTTTACTCAAGTTTTTGACGGATTGGGTCGAAATCGTGCCATTAGGATGTTTGATGAAGATTTAAGCAGTTGGGATGTTTcggcagcaacaacaatgcaGTCAATGTTCAACGGTGCTGATGCTTTCAATAGTAACCTCTCAGCTTGGAATGTGAGCCAGGTGACCGACATGAGTTTCATGTTTTGGGGCGCATCAACCTTTAATGGAGACCTTTCGTCATGGAAGGTAGACCGGGTTGAAAATATCAAGTCTATGTTTGGGGGTGCGGGCGCATTCAATGGTGATCTCTCGGCATGGAATGTGAGCCTGGTAACCGACATGAGTTTCATGTTTTGGGGCGCCTCCACTTTTGATGGGGACCTTTCGTCATGGAGCGTAGACCGGGTCACAAGTATGGAGTCTATGTTTGAGGGTGCAGGAGCCTTCAAAGGTGATCTTTCGTTGTGGAATGTGAGACAGGTAACAGACATGAGTTTCATGTTTTGGCGTGCATCTTCTTTCAATGGGGATCTATCATCATGGGATGTAGAGCAGGTCACAGGTATGCAATCTATGTTTCAGTTTGCAGCAGCTTTTAATGGTGACCTGTCAAACTGGGATGTTAGAAATGTAACAACAATGCAAGATATGTTTTATGGTGCAACTTCCTTTACTGGCACCCTGTGTTCCTGGCTGGAAAAACTTCCATTGGACTGCAATGTTGATAAAATGTTCTTTATGGCACAGTCCTGCACAGACAGAGCAGACATCATACTGCCAATTGGACCAATGTGCCATACTTGCACAACATAACAGTACTTTGTCATTGTTGGATCCCAAGGAAAAACAGCTCCCAAAGCTTTGTAGCCCCACAATAACGATTcaataacagtaaataaaAAGAGAGGAAATTTATtgtattaactgtaagtactgCAAGTTACTTTTGGTAGCAAAGAAGTTACCATATGTCTCggatgactgtgaacaaacgATTGAGTTCTACTTGCATAGAATACGACAAAAGAGTAGTGCTTTTGGTGGGAAAGCCTCAAAAGAGGTTTTAAGTGCTTTAGTTGGTAAGTTTAGAGATAAATCAATTctgagactaaaatataggttccaaaatgaaacctttggtgttggaaacagaatgtacaaacGTGGTAACCTTTTAGCCAACATACTGGCTATCAAACTTTGTCATAGTTCTCGGCGAGGCGTTTGGACTATCTAATGTGAGTGATTGCCAAACTACTGAGTTTGGATGCTATTGACCAGTAtttcttgacagtgagcacaTAGGGAAACAATACagtaatcaggaatatttcaTTCATAGCATATCAGTTTGATAAGAAAAAGTGTATTATAttgatttgatagagccatgCTGACCCGGATTTGGGGAAGTATGGTgggacaaatgaccttagAGGACAgctcaggatgagatgctagggtcatcactttagtctagtcttgtgcacattggatgatgtgctcactttatatattctaaagcactttgcatGCTGTACTATAAGTCCTCTTgtgtgtgctttgttagacttcgccatggccatgcattagatggtttccgccgcagcggaatcgTCGGTCAAGCGACATGACTAagatgaatggaatcatagtccAGATATTGTAGTGCCAATGAACGGAgcaccacgtggatattAAAAGAGTTTATCAGAAACCCATTGCATACACCATGCGCAAAATTACCCACACAGCTCTATGCGAGTGGATTGGTACCAGGTGCTAGACTGCACTGAGTTTTTCATCGGATCTGTAAAACTTGACAGTAGCGTCGCACATTTTGTAACACCTACCAGTGTGATCCGTGCAGTGGGAGAAAAAAGAACCAGAACAGATCTTGGTTCGCGCCCAGCAGCGGTTTTTAAATCCGCGGGTTTGACAATTGATCTTGAAATCGGTTAAGTAAAATTTAGGTGGTTTCAGATGGTCGCCTGTGGTCAACACTTCGTTTCGATAGTTACTGGCACGGAGCGATATCATGCACAGCAGTAACACTGCCACCAAGGTGGTAGAAGGGAGTGAACCAGTGCTGGCAACGtccactggtgtagggtcatatAAAGAAGTCCGCTTAGTTACAGCAAAGGACCTGAAATATAGTGGAAGACCTAACCCCGGAACGCTACCAATCcggctatccagcccaaCTCAAGATCTGACCCGGCCACCCAGCACAACTCAAGACCTGGATAACCTTGTTGAGACAACATGGTTACCGCCACGCGAACTACATCTGATGCAGCTGCCCTTGCTCATTTGCTAGACACAGGGCTCGCACTATCTGCAACTTCACCTATCCGCCTTAGCCTACAACTTAACGGATATGACAATCTACAAAGTGTTGTTGGTATTTTTGAGAGTGAACTGGAATCTTTAGAGTATGTCCCTTTGGCACTTGAAGAAGGAGTCCCACCTCTCCCGGTGAAGTTGCTAATGGCGCATCGACAGCTACTACGTTATTTCCTACGTTGGATGAGCCATCTTCGGAACACAAATGGGGGGCCACTATCCCCTTATGAGATCGTTTCCCTTGCTAGACACATACTGGATGTCGCCTCCTGTCCAGTTGTCAGAATCACCGTCTACTCCCCTTTGGCAATCCAGCACCCCTATGGCCATACCTGGAAACCATAGTCacgctgctgttgctgatttCAAACAAGGAGTGAAACATGACAAGATGCACTATCCAGTGCTTAAGGATGATCGCTACTGGGACCATTTGTACCGTACCTTTGTCGTTACCGCCGTATTGCACAATGTAGATAATGTTCTAGATCCGGCTTATTCTCCAACAGATCCAGATAAAATCTCACTTGTTAAAGAGCAGAAAAAGTTTGTCTATTCCGCCCTAGAACACTGTTTGCAAACCAATATGGGTAAAAACATTGTTCGAGAACATGCTTTCGATTTCGACGCCCAAGTTGTATTTGCAAAAATCGTTAAACATTACACGGAATCCACAGCCGCGAAAATCAGCTCCGGCACTACTCTCTCATACTTGACCTCTGCAAAATACGGCAGCTCCTGGACCGGCACTGCGGAAGGTTTTATCTTGCATTGGAAAAACCATCTACGCATCTACAACAATACCGTGCCAACTTCGGAACAGTTGCCACCGCAACTCTGCCTCAGTTTGCTTGAGTCCTCTGTTCGCGACGTCTCCAAACTACGTCAAGTCAACACTACCGCGAATTTAGATTTAGCTAAAGGGGGGTCTCCCATTAACTATGAAAATTATCTAAGTCTACTTCTCGCTGCAGCAACTTTATACGACAAAgggaacaacctttccaacTCTCGTAGCCCTAAGACCAAGCGTAGTGCCTTTGTTGCTGAAACCATCTTCCCCGACGACGACTACAGCATTGATTACGACATTGATTTATCTCCGTCCATTCTGTACGAAGCGAATGCTCACAACCGCAGAGCAGGAGATCAAAATCGAGACCGCCAGGGCAATGTCAACCGTGAACGACCGTATATCCCCCGTGAGATGTGGGATAAACTGTCCGATGATGCAAAGGCAATTCTCCGAGGCATGTCTTCTCCCGCGGAAGGTCAAGCCTCGCCTAACAGCAATCAACACCCTCATTTTAATGCCAATTCTCATTCTCTAGCCGACATGGGACACCCCTCCACAACCAACGACTCGTTGAATGAAAGCGACAACGAAAAAATTCCACAATTGTGGAAACGATA from Phaeodactylum tricornutum CCAP 1055/1 chromosome 22, whole genome shotgun sequence includes the following:
- a CDS encoding predicted protein, coding for MVTATRTTSDAAALAHLLDTGLALSATSPIRLSLQLNGYDNLQSVVGIFESELESLDHAAVADFKQGVKHDKMHYPVLKDDRYWDHLYRTFVVTAVLHNVDNVLDPAYSPTDPDKISLVKEQKKFVYSALEHCLQTNMGKNIVREHAFDFDAQVVFAKIVKHYTESTAAKISSGTTLSYLTSAKYGSSWTGTAEGFILHWKNHLRIYNNTVPTSEQLPPQLCLSLLESSVRDVSKLRQVNTTANLDLAKGGSPINYENYLSLLLAAATLYDKGNNLSNSRSPKTKRSAFVAETIFPDDDYSIDYDIDLSPSILYEANAHNRRAGDQNRDRQGNVNRERPYIPREMWDKLSDDAKAILRGMSSPAEGQASPNSNQHPHFNANSHSLADMGHPSTTNDSLNESDNEKIPQLWKRYGVTCPPY